The Chlorobaculum sp. MV4-Y genome contains the following window.
GACGAGCTGAAGTTCCTTGCCGATACGGCAGGAGCCGACGTTATCACCTCAATCATCCAGGAAAAGAAGCAGCTCGATCCGGCCACCTGCATTGGCAGTGGCAAGGCCGAGGATCTGGCCGGTCTCATCGAGGCTGACAAGATCGATATTGTCATCTTCGACGACGACCTTACGCCCGTGCAGGTGAGGAACCTCGAACGCATTCTCAAGTGCAAGGTGATCGACCGCACCGGTCTCATTCTGCAAATTTTCGCCATCCGCGCCAAATCGTCGCAAGCCAAAATGCAGGTCGAACTCGCCCAGCTCGAGTATCTCCTGCCGCGACTCTCCGGCGCGTGGACGCACCTGTCGAAGCAGAAGGGCGGCATCGGCACCAAAGGCCCCGGTGAAACGCAGATCGAGAGCGACCGCCGCCTGGTGCGCAACCGCATCGCCTCGCTCAAGAAAAAGCTCCGCGCCGTCTCGCTTCAGCACGACACCCAGACCCGTGGTAGGGCGATCGTGCCGCGCGTGGCGCTGGTTGGCTACACCAACGCGGGTAAATCGACCTTGATGAACGCGCTCTGCCCTGAGGCAGGCGCTTACGCCGAGAACCGCCTCTTCGCGACGCTCGACACCAAAACGCGGCGGCTCGAACTCAGGATCAACAAGCTGGTGCTGCTCTCCGACACGGTCGGCTTCATCCGCAAGCTGCCGCACACGCTGGTCGAGAGTTTCAAATCGACGCTCGACGAAGTACTCCAGGCAGACTTTTTACTGC
Protein-coding sequences here:
- the hflX gene encoding GTPase HflX, whose amino-acid sequence is MTTIPSPETRERAVLVGITSTPDIPRHLVEEYLDELKFLADTAGADVITSIIQEKKQLDPATCIGSGKAEDLAGLIEADKIDIVIFDDDLTPVQVRNLERILKCKVIDRTGLILQIFAIRAKSSQAKMQVELAQLEYLLPRLSGAWTHLSKQKGGIGTKGPGETQIESDRRLVRNRIASLKKKLRAVSLQHDTQTRGRAIVPRVALVGYTNAGKSTLMNALCPEAGAYAENRLFATLDTKTRRLELRINKLVLLSDTVGFIRKLPHTLVESFKSTLDEVLQADFLLHVIDISHPAFEEQMQVVRETLKEIGVKHDHIIEVFNKIDALDDPAILTGLRGKYPDAVFISAARGLNLSALKETIANYVARDYKTRKVRTHVSNYKLIGYLYDHAEVIDKKHVDEDVLLTIRVHRNNLKQIDAMLKASASKNHAAANFQHHETHD